A genomic region of Lachnoclostridium edouardi contains the following coding sequences:
- the gap gene encoding type I glyceraldehyde-3-phosphate dehydrogenase, translating into MAVRVAINGFGRIGRLAFRQMFQAEGYEVVAINDLTNPAMLAHLLKYDSSQGRYALADKVAAGEDSITVDGHTIKIYAEKDAANLPWKEVGVDVVLECTGFYTSKAKAQAHIDAGAKKVVISAPAGNDLPTIVYSVNENTLTKDDTIISAASCTTNCLAPMAKALNDYAPIQSGIMATIHAYTGDQMVLDGPHRKGDFRRARAAAVNIVPNSTGAAKAIGLVIPELNGKLIGSAQRVPVPTGSTTILTAVVKKAGVTKEDINAAMKAASSDSFGYTEEELVSSDIVGITYGSLFDATQTMVAQIADDLYEVQVVSWYDNENSYTSQMVRTIKYFAELN; encoded by the coding sequence ATGGCAGTAAGAGTAGCGATCAATGGTTTTGGCCGTATCGGCCGTCTGGCTTTCAGACAAATGTTCCAGGCAGAAGGTTATGAAGTTGTTGCAATCAACGATTTAACAAACCCAGCAATGCTGGCACACCTGTTAAAATATGATTCTTCTCAGGGCAGATACGCTTTAGCAGACAAGGTAGCTGCCGGCGAAGACTCCATTACTGTTGATGGACATACAATTAAAATTTATGCAGAAAAAGACGCAGCTAATCTTCCATGGAAGGAAGTTGGCGTTGACGTAGTATTAGAGTGTACAGGTTTCTACACATCTAAAGCAAAAGCTCAGGCTCATATTGATGCAGGCGCTAAGAAGGTTGTTATTTCCGCGCCAGCTGGAAATGATCTGCCAACTATTGTTTACAGTGTAAATGAGAACACACTGACAAAGGATGATACAATCATTTCCGCAGCTTCCTGTACAACAAACTGCTTAGCTCCTATGGCAAAGGCATTAAACGACTACGCTCCAATTCAGTCTGGTATTATGGCTACAATCCACGCATACACAGGCGATCAGATGGTTCTGGACGGACCTCACAGAAAAGGCGATTTCAGACGCGCTCGTGCAGCAGCTGTAAATATTGTTCCAAACTCTACAGGAGCAGCAAAAGCAATCGGTCTGGTTATTCCAGAATTAAACGGAAAATTAATTGGTTCCGCACAGCGTGTTCCAGTGCCTACAGGTTCTACAACAATTTTAACGGCTGTTGTTAAAAAAGCAGGCGTAACAAAAGAGGATATCAATGCGGCTATGAAGGCAGCTTCTTCTGATTCCTTTGGCTACACAGAGGAAGAATTAGTTTCTTCTGATATCGTAGGGATCACATACGGCTCTCTGTTCGACGCTACACAGACAATGGTTGCACAGATCGCTGATGATTTATACGAGGTACAGGTAGTTTCATGGTATGACAATGAGAACTCCTATACAAGCCAGATGGTAAGAACAATCAAATACTTTGCAGAGTTAAACTAA